The region CGGGTTGCGCGCCATTGCTGGCCGCGCGCTGTACGCCGATGCGCAACTTGCCCGGGGCCACGCTGACCTGCGACAGCCAGGTGAGGTGGGGCGCGCCCGTCACGTACGGCTCGCCCGGCATGCTTCCCTGCACACCATCGAGCAAGGCGGCGCTGTCGCGCACGGTGCGGCTCACGCCCAGCTGCACGCCCAGGCCGCTGAAGATCTCGTCCATGGCCGGGCCGTTCGAGACCCTGCCACGGCTCGGCTTCAGGCCGAAAAGTCCTGTCGAGGCGGCCGGCACGCGGATGGAACCGGCCGCATCCGTCGCATGGGCCAGCGGCACGATGCCGGCCGCCACGGCCGCCGCCGCGCCGCCGCTGGAGCCGCCCGCGCTCAGGGCCAGGTTCCACGGATTGCGCGTGGCGCCATACAGGACCGGTTCGGTGGTGGTGGCAAACGCCATTTCCGGCGTGCCCGTGCGGCCAAGGGTGGCCAGGCCAGCCTGGCGGAACTGCGCCATCAGGTGCGAATCGGCGGCCGCGACATGGCCGGCGCCCAAACGGCTGCCCGCCTCGCTGGCCTGGCCCGCCATGGTGACGGCCACATCCTTGATCAGGAAGGGCACGCCGGCGAACGGCGCGGCCTTGTCGATGCCGGCAAGGTCGGCCGGCCACAGCCCGACCACGGCGTTGATGTGCGGGTTGACGGCGGCGCAGGCGCGCATGGCAGCATCGTGCAATTGGGCCGCGCTGACTTCGCCGTCGCGCAGCAGCCGGGCCAGCCCAAGGCCATCAAAGCTTGTTTATTCATGGAGTTGCATCAGATTGCTCCTGTAATGGTTTAAAAGTGTAGGTCACAGGAACAACTGTAGGGCTTGCGCTATCATTGTGGAAATGAATAGTTAATATACGAGGTATAGTCGTGAACAATCTACGCAAGCTGGACTTGAATCTGCTGCTGACCCTGGAAGCGCTCTTGATCGAACGCAACGTCACGCGGGCGGCCGCGCGGCTGCACCTGAGCCAGCCTTCCGTCAGCGTGCAGCTGGGCAAGCTGCGCGCCGCCTTCGACGATCCGCTGCTGTTGCCGGGACCGCGCGGCATGCTGCCCACGGCGCGGGCGCTGGCCCTGTTCGCGCCCTTGCAAGCCGTGCTGGCCCAGCTGGAGCAAGTCTTGCAGCCGGAACAGGCGTTCGACCCGGCCACGGCCGAGGTGCGCTGGAACCTGGCGGCGGCCGACGCCACCGAGTATGCGATTCTGCTCCCCATGCTGCCGGCGCTGCGCGCGCAGGCGCCGCAGTCGCGCATGGCCGTGTTCGAAGCCGTGCCGGCGCGCATGGCGCAGGAGCTGGAAAGCGGCCAGGTCGACCTGGGCTTTCTGGCACAGGAAGAAGCGCCGCCCGGCTTGCGCCACCGCACCCTGTTTACGGAACACTATGTGCTGGCGGGCCGCCACGACCACCCGCTGCTGCAGGCGCCGCCCGACCTCGAGCGATTTTGCGCGCTGGAATTCATCGTCGTCTCGCCCAACGGCGGCGGCTTCCGCACGGCTGTCGACACGGCCCTGCAGCAACTGGGCCGCCAGCGCAAGGTGGTGTTGTCCGTGCCGCATTTCCTCATCGTCCCGCCCTTGCTGGCGGCGTCCGACATGGTGGCCTTGTTGCCGTCGCGGCTGCTGAAGAACGCGCTGGGCGCACTGCGCACGTGGGAGCCGCCCGTCAGCCTGCCCGACTACGAGATGGCCATGGTCTGGCACGAACGCCTGCACCTGGACCCGGGCCACCGCTGGCTGCGCGAGCGCATCCTGGGATTTGTCGCGTAGTGATGCGGAAAGCGGGCTTGATGCGCCGTCTGGCCGCCCTGCCGCTGTTGACAAGGAGCGCGATCCACTATATCGTCTAACTTTATCACTAACTAAGTTAGCTATTAATTAGAATGTCTACCGTTCCACTGCCTCGCTGGCCGATTTTACTTGCCATGATCGTTGCCGAGATCATGGACCTTGCCGCCTCAACCATCGTCAATGTCGGTGGACCTGCATTGATCAGTTCGCTTGGCGCCAGCCCGGCCCAGATGCAATGGGTCATTGGCGCTTATGCGCTCGCCCTGGGCGCCGGACTGGTTCTCGGCGGGCGCCTCGGCGACCGCTTCGGCCGGCGCAACATGTTTCTCACCGGCCTGGCCGCGTTTACCGTCGCCTCGCTCTTTTGCGCCGTGGCGCCGACCATCGCCATGCTGATCGCCTTTCGCCTGCTCCAGGGACTGGCCGGCGCCATGCTGTTGCCGCAAGGCCTGGGGTTGCTGCGTGAAAACTACAGCGGTCCGGATCTGGCCAAGGTGTTCGGCATCTTCGGTCCCATCCTGGGCCTGGCGGGCATACTCGGCCCCGTGCTTGGCGGGATGCTGCTTGAACTGAACCTGTTCGGCCTGGGCTGGCGAGCCGTGTTCCTGATTAATATTCCGGTAGGCATTGCCTGCTTCCTCGTGGCATGGCGTTACTTGCCGCATCGTCCGGGTGACTGCTCGGTCGACATCGACGTCGCCGGCGCCAGCCTGCTGGTGCTGTCCTCGGTGCTGCTGGTCTTGCCGCTGGGCGAGGCTGGCGCCTGGCCGGGCTGGGGCTGGCCTTGC is a window of Janthinobacterium sp. 1_2014MBL_MicDiv DNA encoding:
- a CDS encoding amidase, encoding MRACAAVNPHINAVVGLWPADLAGIDKAAPFAGVPFLIKDVAVTMAGQASEAGSRLGAGHVAAADSHLMAQFRQAGLATLGRTGTPEMAFATTTEPVLYGATRNPWNLALSAGGSSGGAAAAVAAGIVPLAHATDAAGSIRVPAASTGLFGLKPSRGRVSNGPAMDEIFSGLGVQLGVSRTVRDSAALLDGVQGSMPGEPYVTGAPHLTWLSQVSVAPGKLRIGVQRAASNGAQPVPAVDAALDETVRLLEGLGHHVEQVTPPLGVSWEAFVQANARIWCANLVPWIDGLAQESGRSVSLETLEAATLACYRYGKTVSAVEFVAALDVRNTVTRHAGAFFTEYDVLLTPTMPDLPWQLGRYGENEGTLDGLGWTARLFEHSPYTPLANVAGLPAMSVPLAMSADGLPIGMQFMAGYAQDGVLLRLAGQLERAAPWVQRRPPVWAGRE
- a CDS encoding LysR family transcriptional regulator — protein: MNNLRKLDLNLLLTLEALLIERNVTRAAARLHLSQPSVSVQLGKLRAAFDDPLLLPGPRGMLPTARALALFAPLQAVLAQLEQVLQPEQAFDPATAEVRWNLAAADATEYAILLPMLPALRAQAPQSRMAVFEAVPARMAQELESGQVDLGFLAQEEAPPGLRHRTLFTEHYVLAGRHDHPLLQAPPDLERFCALEFIVVSPNGGGFRTAVDTALQQLGRQRKVVLSVPHFLIVPPLLAASDMVALLPSRLLKNALGALRTWEPPVSLPDYEMAMVWHERLHLDPGHRWLRERILGFVA